The genomic DNA TTCCTGAATGAATTAAATTCAATGCCTGGATTTACAGCATTCAGCATGTACCCATTGCTTTGGGAAAATATGGGCTTGAAATACGGTGACTTGATTGAAGAGTTGATCCAATTAGGCTTGAACCGTTATAATCAAAGACAAAGTTTCTTTGACTAATTGAAACGTAATCAGCACAAGTATGTATGTGTCGAAGTAGTATGTATAGCAAAATAAAGGTTGTGGATGATCATCTGGTACTGATTGAAAGCGAAAGATTTTTACTATTCGACGCTATCAGTATTGGCGATTTTCACCACCTTTTTTGTTCCTATTCCTATAGGACTACTGGTCTAAATCGAAAGGACAGAGAATGGATGAACATAACAATACAAGAAATTGCTCAAGCAGTTGGAAGTCACCATGAGTCAACCCAATCAATCACAGGAGTAGAATTTGATAGCCGCAAAATCAAAGAAGGCGATTTGTTCGTTCCTTTAGCTGGCGCAAGAGATGGGCATGAATTTATTGAACAAGCTATCGCAAATGGGGCAGTTGCTTCTTTTTGGAGTTGGGCAGCCGAAAAGGCACCAGAGGGGATCGAGATCATACCAGTTTCTGATCCTTTAAAAGCAATGCAAGAGTTGGCGCAATACTATTTGAAAAAAGTTGGGGCAGATGTGGTGGCTGTTACCGGTAGTAATGGGAAGACGACCACAAAGGATCTAACAGCTTCTGTCTTAGCGCAAGGATATAAAACTTATAAAACACAAGGAAATTACAATAATAATATTGGCATGCCTTATACGATCTTGCATATGCCTCAAGATACTGAAAAAATCGTTTTAGAAATGGGAATGGATCATGCCAATGAAATTACGGAACTCTCGTTGCTGGCACAACCAAAAGTTGCAGCAATCACGATGATCGGTGAGGCTCATATCGAGAATTTAGGGTCACGAGAAGGTATCGCCAAAGCAAAAATGGAAATTGCTGACGGGTTGCTACCAGACGGATTATTGATCGTACCGAATAATGAACCATTGCTAGAACCGTTGGTTGCTCCATTGTCTCAAAAAATCAAGACGTTTGGAATCGAACAAGGCGATATTTCTGCACAACAAATCATTGAAGAAAAGCAACAAACGACATTTATCGTTGAAGGCGAATCATTCACGATCCCTTTACCTGGTAAGTATAATGTGACGAACGCGCTGATTGCTTATGCGATCGGGCAGTTTTTCGAGTTGTCTCTGTCGGAAATCCGACGAGGTCTAGCAACTGTCACAGTGACACAAAACCGAACAGAATGGCTGACTGCTGGAAACGGGGCAGCGATCTTAAGCGATGTTTATAATGCCAATCCTACAGCTATGGGATTAGTCTTAGATACTGTAGCAAGCCTCCCAGCAGCGGGACGAAAACTTGCCGTGTTAGCCGATATGTTGGAGCTAGGGGTAGACTCGCCTCTCATGCATGCTTCCATGAGTGAACATATTTCTTCAGACATCTTCTCGATGATCTTTTTGTATGGAAAAGAAATGCAGGCGTTAAAAGATGCTTTGGCTCAGAAATATCCTGATTTGCCGGTTTATTATACCGAAGAAAATAAAGAGCAATTGATTGCAGCGGTGATTGCTGAGATCCAGCCAGATGACACGATTGTACTAAAAGGTAGTAATAGTATGGGCTTGATTGAAGTGGTCGAACGACTACAAGAAATGAAATAAAAACTGTAAACTTGCAGAAAACAATAAATTATGCTAGAATAACCTATTGCCGAAAGATGAAGAGAAATTGGACTGGCTTGATGATGAAATGCGAAAGCCAGATGTCATAACAATGATAAAGCTGAACGCGACCCGTTTGGCTTTTCTAATGCCTAAACTTCGCAAAGTGATTTTTCGGTGGTGCCACAGGGGCTAAGAATGGATGGGAAACGTGCGTGGCCACTGTCAAAAAAGCAACAGACACTTTGACCGAACAAAAGACGGGGTAGCAAACTATAGCTACATCCTCAGTTAACAACCATATAGGAGGATTCATTTGAAATTTAAAGAACTAGAATTATCACCAGAATTATTAAAATCAGTAGAACGTGCAGGATTTGAAGAAGCGACGCCGATCCAATCAGAAACGATCCCACTTGCCTTACAAGGTAAAGATGTGATTGGACAAGCACAAACAGGAACAGGTAAAACTGCTGCGTTTGGCTTACCGATGTTAGAGAAAATCGATGCAAGTCGTCAAGAACTACAAGGATTGGTTATTGCACCAACACGTGAATTAGCGATCCAAACACAAGAAGAACTTTATCGTTTAGGACGTGACAAACGTGTCCGTGTCCAAGCTGTCTATGGTGGCGCCGATATCGGTCGCCAAATCCGTGGATTGAAAGACCGTCCACATATCGTCGTTGGTACACCGGGTCGTATGTTAGACCATATCAACCGTCACACATTGAAACTTGGAACAGTTGAAACATTAGTATTAGATGAAGCAGACGAAATGTTGAACATGGGCTTCTTAGAAGATATCGAAAGTATTATCTCTAAAGTACCAGACCAACGTCAAACACTATTGTTCTCAGCAACAATGCCACCAGCAATCAAAAACATCGGTGTGAAATTCATGAAAGATCCAACACACGTGAAAATCAAAACCAAAGAAATGACTGCTGATTTGATCGATCAATACTATGTACGCGCAAAAGAATACGAAAAATTCGATGTGATGACTCGCTTGCTCGATGTACAATCACCAGAATTAACGATCGTCTTCGGACGTACAAAACGTCGTGTAGATGAATTAGCTCGTGGCTTAGAAGCTCGTGGCTATCGTGCAGAAGGTATCCATGGCGACCTTTCCCAACAAAAACGTATGAGCGTATTACGTTCATTCAAGAGTGGTCATTTAGATATTTTAGTTGCTACAGACGTAGCTGCACGTGGTTTAGATATCTCAGGAGTTACTCATGTATACAACTATGATATCCCACAAGATCCAGAAAGCTATGTTCACCGTATCGGTCGTACTGGTCGTGCAGGTAAAGGTGGTATGTCAGTAACTTTCGTTACACCAAACGAAATGGGTTACTTACATGTTATTGAAAACTTAACGAAAAAACGTATGACAACTTTACGTCCACCGACTGAAAAAGAAGCATTCAAAGGACAACTAGGCGCTGCTATTGAACAAATCGAAGAAAAACTTGAAGAGAATGGCTTAGATAAATATCTGCAAACTGCGGATAAATTATTGGAAGAATACTCTGCTCAAGATTTAGTCGCTTTATTGTTGAAAACAACAGCCAAAGATCCATCAGATGCAACACCAGTAAAAATCACACCAGAACGTCCATTGCCAATGCAAAAAAAAGGCTACAACAAAAATGGTAAACGTGGTGGCGGAAGTGGCGGCGGAAACAGCCGTAATCGTCGTGATAATGGCAACTACCGTGGCAACAAAAATTCAAAAGGTAGCGGTAGCTACAGCAAAAACCATAACAAACAAAAAGACAATGGTGGAAAACGCACAAACGACAAAAAACGTGGTTTCGTGATCCGCACGAACAACGACTAATCCACATGTAAAGGGGTGGTCTCAGAAGGACCATCCGAATAAGCCCGTCAGATCCAAAAATAGCTTACCTATTTTTGGCCTTGACGGGCTTATTTTGTATTGTTTATTTGGAATTGATAGATAATAAAAAAACAAACATACTCTCTCTTTCATTACATAAAGAAGTAGAGATCATAGGGTAAAAATCTACTAATAATGGGAAGTCTAAGAGTATTAAGTATAAATTTAACGTAGTTCCTCCTTTTAGCAGGTAATTTAGATAACTTTAACAAAAATGTTATTTAAAAAAATAAAATATTTAGCTTTTTAAGGATATAGCAACAAATTTTTGTTTTTTTTGTTTATTAAGTAAAAATAATTTCTTTTTTTATGCGTGATCCATGGTAAATTAGAATTAATACCAATAAAATCATTTTATAAACAAACAAGGCGGAAAATGATTTATATATCAGCTGTTTTTCGAATTGTACGTCTTATTTTTTTGAAAAACGTTCGTAAAAAAAAGCAATGAAGTGACTTGAACTGTTTTCTTTGAGTCAGAGATTTTTAGCAATCAATTCTCAATGGTTTTTTATTGGAGAAAATGAAGAAGTGGTTTTTCACTAGGGAACAACTTTCATTTTTGTTATTTCTAGACTTATTGGTGGTAAATTGTCTAAAATTTGGTAGAATTAGAGTGTTCTAAAATTTTTTGAAAAGAGAATCGTGTATGATAAAAGGGATTGGGATTGATGCAGTTGAACTGTCGAGGATTGCTAAGATCATTAAAGAAAAGCAAAACTTTATTGATCGTGTACTGACACCAAGTGAAATCGAAATGTTTCGTTTGCTGCCATTTCATCGTCAGGTTGAGTTTTTAGGCGGTCGTTATGCATGTAAAGAAGCTTTTTCAAAGGCTTGGGGAACAGGGATCGGTAAAGTTACCTTTCAAGAGATCGAAATTTTAAAAAATGGATCAGGACAACCAATTGTAACGAAATCTCCACATGAAGGAGCAGTCTGGGTCAGCATCACACATACAGACGAGTTAGCTTTTGCACAGATTATTTTAGAAGACTAGAAAGAAGGAAGAACAATGGTTATTGCTTGGCATCGTCCGACAAAAGCAATTGTACATAAACAGGCAATTACAGAAAATGTAGCAAATGAAATAGCACGATTGAATGGGAAAGAATTGTTTGCTGTTGTCAAAGCAGATGGTTATGGTCATGGAGCAATCGAAACAGCAGAAGCTGCAAAAAAAGGTGGAGCTTCTGGTTTTTGCGTAGCTACTTTAGATGAGGGAATCGAGCTGAGAGAGGCAGGTTTCACACAACCTATTCTTGTATTGAATATGGTTCCGATCGATGCGTTGACACTTGCAGTCATCCACGATCTATCTATTACTGCGGGAACAAAAGAATGGTTGGAAGCTGCGGCTACTTATATAGCAGAACGACATCTAGAATATTTATTGAAATTGCATTTGAAAGTCGATACCGGAATGGGAAGAATTGGCTTTCTCAATAGTGCAGAAGTGAATGAGGCTGTGGAAATCATCCAAGATAGTCCCAATTTAGAATGGGAAGGGATCTATACTCATTTTTCTACAGCAGATCAAGCAGATACCACCTATTGGGAACAGCAGAACCAAAAATTCAGTGAGATCATCGAAAGTCTACCTACTTTACCAAGATATATCCACAGCAGTAATAGTGCCACTGCATTATGGCACGAAAAAGCTATAGGCAATATGATCCGCTATGGGGTAGCAATGTATGGCTTGAATCCATCCGGTCACGCGTTAGCGGAAGTGTATCCCCTACAACCAGCGCTTGAACTTGTATCTGAATTGATCCAAGTGAAAGAGTTGTCAGCAGGAGAAGGTGTAGGTTATGGAAAAACCTATACGACTTCAGCTTCAGAATGGATCGGAACTGTACCAATCGGTTACGCAGATGGTTGGTTACGGAAAATGCAAGGTTTCTCATTATTAGTGGAGGGAAATTATTGTGAGATCATTGGTCGTGTATGCATGGATCAATTGATGATCCGTCTGCCCTATCAAATGCCAGTAGGAACTAAAGTTACGTTGATCGGGAAAAATCAACAGGCTAAAATCACAATGCAAGATGTAGCAGATCAATTGGGTACGATCCATTACGAAGTCGCATGTGTGCTAGGGCCCCGTATACCTAGAGAATATCAAGAGTGAGGAGAGGCGTATGGTAAAAAGAGGAGATATTTATTTTGCTGATCTTTCTCCGGTGGTAGGATCAGAACAAGGTGGGACAAGACCGGTCTTAGTGATTCAGAACAATTTAGGTAATCATTTTAGTCCAACGGTCATCGTAGCAGCAATCACTGCGAAAATGGCGAAACCTAAATTGCCCACACATATAGGAATCAAAGCGACCGGAACAGGGATCGAAAGAGACTCAGTCATTTTACTTGAACAAATCAGAACGATTGATAAGTCCAGATTAAAAGAAAAAGTCTGTCATTTAGAACGATCGATCATGTTAGATGTCGATCGTGCATTGAAAATCAGTGTTGGTATCGAAGCGCTTGTCCCAGTGTCAAAATAAAAGACAAAAACAGCACGTTTATACATAAAAAATAGCACCGTGTGTTTAGTCAATCATTGCGCGATTCAGCGCTTGGCAACAACAAAAAAAGAGGAACTTCAACGGTCTGGGACATTCGTCCCATCGCACCACCTAAAACCGAATAAACGGCGGGAATAGAAGTAACCTCTTCGAAAATAAGGCGCCATCCACAAAAATTTGAAAAACAATTTTCGTGGATGGTGCCTTATTTCTCGAAGCTAAACACTTCGATCCCGACCTCTGGCTGTCGTGCCTTTTTTTGTTTGTGTGGTTCAGGTTTACCGGATTTTCCAGTTCTATCAGAAGATTTAGTTTATAAAATAACGATGCATATATATTGAAAATAAGATTATAATTTTATGAGTAACCAATTTAGACATTTTTTTAGAAACTATGGTAAGCTTTTTATAACAGATTTATTTGACTACACATAAAAAATTCTCGGGATGCTACATTTGGTAGTGGACTAGCGAATAAAAGAAGATTAATTATTTGTTAAGCAAAAGATGACAATATTCGGACAGTTTGATTTAACTGTCAAAAAATTAGTTGCTTGATTGAAAATAGGATTGAAAATCGTATGGTTTTCATGATAAAGTGATGCAGCTGAAACAAAAAAAGGTGATGAATATGAAATCAATAAAAAATACAATAAACTTATATTTACTTGATTGGAAACGAATTTTTAAAAATCCTGTTGCGACTCTTTTGATCATCGCAATTATGATCATTCCTTCATTATATGCTTGGTTCAATATCAAAGCATTATGGGACCCTTATGGTAATACAGGGGAATTACCGATTGCTGTTTATAGTGCAGACAAGCCGGCTGAGTTTGAAGGACAAGAAGTCGCTATCGGAAAAGAAGTACTAAAATCATTACATGAAAATAAAGATTTAGGTTGGCAGTTCGTTGACTCTAAAAAAGAATTAGAAGACGGTGTACGGTCTGGGGAATATTATGCTGGTATCTATTTGCCAGAGAATTTCTCGGAGGATTTATTAAGCTTTATGAGTGGTGATATCAAAAAGCCGGAAATTGAATATACAGTCAATGAAAAAATCAATGCCATTGCACCAAAAATTACAGATAAAGGTGCATCTACGATCCAATCACAAATCTCCAGTGAATTTATTCGAACGGCGAGCGAAACTTTACTAAAAGTCTTTAATGAAATTGGGTACGATATTGATACAAACCTGGTAAGTATCAATAAAGTAAAATCAATGATTCTATCAACAGATGAAAACTTGGATACGATCGATGGCTATACCCAACAAGTACTTGATCTACAAAAACAACTTCCAGATATCAAAGACAAATTAGCGAAAGCAAATGAATTTGTTGATTATCTCCCAGAAGTAGATGAGATGGGACAAAAGGTCGTTGAATTGAACGATAAAATGCCAGAATTAAAGGAACAAGCCAAAATCATTCTTGACCTTCAACAAAAAATCCCGGAGATCCAAGATGCTGGACGACAAATTGCTGAAATCGACAACGATTTTTCATCAATCGAAGAAACGATGAATCAAGGAATCGAGGAAGCAAAACAAGGATTGACCATCATCCAACAAGTCCAAGACATCTTACCTGATGTGAAAAATTTAGAATCACAAGCGAAGAATCTCGCAGCGGATACCAAAACGGGCGCTGAACAATTAAAAGAAGCCGTACCAGGTATCACGACAAGCGTGAAGACGACGTTAGATTCGATTGGGCAAGTAGCGACAAATACAGCTAGTTTAGCTGATGCAATCAATTCTGCCCTAAAAACAGCTGTGGAAGATAATAAGTTGACAGAGGAAGAACGAGAAAATCTAGTGAAGCTAGTTGATAACATATCCTCTAGTATTAGTAGTCAGCAAACAGCAATAAATAGCCTAATAGAATTTTTAACAAATTTACAAAAAGAAAATGGTGGAGAGAACTTAACTAATATTATAAATCTATTAAACAATATCAGTGCAAATTTAAATACAATTAACTCACGTCTACCAAATCTTAAGAGTATCATTCAATCAGCTAGTGTAGAAGAAATTGAAAAATTAGTATCTGAAGAATTAACAAGTATAACAGCAGCTGCAAAAAATGTTAATGATACTATCGGTAAAATAGACGTAAATGAAGTCAGCACCACCGTTGAATCGATCTTGACACAAGTGATCGATACGATCAGTACAGCGCAAGGTGCGTTGAGTAAAGCAGATCAAATCGACTTTGATTCGCTATTAAATTCAACCAAAGCAACCGTAACAAATGCGGTGGCGATCTTAGAGAAATATCAAAAAGAAATGCCTGCAATCGGTCAAGAGGTCCATGATGCAAATACGATGCTAAACGGTAATATGGAAACGATCGTAAATGGAATCAATAAGGGAGCTGACCTATACAATAACGACTTACCTGTATTAGAAGAGAAACTTGGTTTAGCTGCTGATTTTATCCAAAATGATTGGCCAACGATCAAAAATGAAATCAATACCACAATGACCACCGTCAACGATAAAATGCCAGAAGTCGAAACAGCGGTGAATGCTGCGGCAGACTTGATCACGAATGACTGGCCAAACATCAAAGCTGGTATCCAAAAAGCCGCAGATGCGATCCGTAAAGGAGAAGAAGAGGTTGATCTTGGGGAAGTCATCAAACTCTTGAAATTAGATGCGACAAAGGAAAGTGAATTCTTTACGATGCCTGTGGAACTACAAACTAATTCGTTGTATCCAATCCCTAATAATGGATCAGCAAGTACACCGTTCTATACTGCGCTATGTTTGTGGGTAGGTGCGGTCTTACTTTCAAGTGTCGCTACAACAGATTATTATTTAGATAAAAAAGCGCGTAAAAACTATACAAAACGGGAACAGTTTGGCGCCCGCATGTTGACCTTCTTGACGATGGCGATCGCTCAAAGCTTGATCGTTACTTTAGGGAACATGTTCTTGCTTGGTGTGTATGTAGTGAATCCAGTCTACAGCGTACTGTTTGCTGTTTTGATTGCTTTGTCATTTATGATGATCGTCTATGTTTTAGCAGCGCTGTTTGACAATGTCGGCAAAGGGATAGCCATCATTATTCTTGTCTTGTCCATATCTGGTGGTGGTGGGAACTATCCAATTCAAGTTTCAGGGAAATTTTTCCAAATGATCAATCCTTTCTTGCCATTTACTCATGCAGTCAACCTCTTACGTGAATCAGCTGGTGGTATCTATTGGCCAAATGCCCTACATGCGATTTTGATATTAGTCGGCATATTTATTGTCGTAGGGATCGTTGGTACAGTGTCGTATCCATTTGTGAGTGAAAAAATGAAGAAATTCAAAGAAGCTGCGCATGAAAGTCGAATCTTCCACTAGAAACGTGATACCATCTATTCGTTTCTCGTAAAGATTTTAAGACTCTATTTT from Enterococcus mundtii includes the following:
- the alr gene encoding alanine racemase, producing MVIAWHRPTKAIVHKQAITENVANEIARLNGKELFAVVKADGYGHGAIETAEAAKKGGASGFCVATLDEGIELREAGFTQPILVLNMVPIDALTLAVIHDLSITAGTKEWLEAAATYIAERHLEYLLKLHLKVDTGMGRIGFLNSAEVNEAVEIIQDSPNLEWEGIYTHFSTADQADTTYWEQQNQKFSEIIESLPTLPRYIHSSNSATALWHEKAIGNMIRYGVAMYGLNPSGHALAEVYPLQPALELVSELIQVKELSAGEGVGYGKTYTTSASEWIGTVPIGYADGWLRKMQGFSLLVEGNYCEIIGRVCMDQLMIRLPYQMPVGTKVTLIGKNQQAKITMQDVADQLGTIHYEVACVLGPRIPREYQE
- the cshA gene encoding degradosome RNA helicase CshA, encoding MKFKELELSPELLKSVERAGFEEATPIQSETIPLALQGKDVIGQAQTGTGKTAAFGLPMLEKIDASRQELQGLVIAPTRELAIQTQEELYRLGRDKRVRVQAVYGGADIGRQIRGLKDRPHIVVGTPGRMLDHINRHTLKLGTVETLVLDEADEMLNMGFLEDIESIISKVPDQRQTLLFSATMPPAIKNIGVKFMKDPTHVKIKTKEMTADLIDQYYVRAKEYEKFDVMTRLLDVQSPELTIVFGRTKRRVDELARGLEARGYRAEGIHGDLSQQKRMSVLRSFKSGHLDILVATDVAARGLDISGVTHVYNYDIPQDPESYVHRIGRTGRAGKGGMSVTFVTPNEMGYLHVIENLTKKRMTTLRPPTEKEAFKGQLGAAIEQIEEKLEENGLDKYLQTADKLLEEYSAQDLVALLLKTTAKDPSDATPVKITPERPLPMQKKGYNKNGKRGGGSGGGNSRNRRDNGNYRGNKNSKGSGSYSKNHNKQKDNGGKRTNDKKRGFVIRTNND
- a CDS encoding UDP-N-acetylmuramoyl-tripeptide--D-alanyl-D-alanine ligase, which produces MNITIQEIAQAVGSHHESTQSITGVEFDSRKIKEGDLFVPLAGARDGHEFIEQAIANGAVASFWSWAAEKAPEGIEIIPVSDPLKAMQELAQYYLKKVGADVVAVTGSNGKTTTKDLTASVLAQGYKTYKTQGNYNNNIGMPYTILHMPQDTEKIVLEMGMDHANEITELSLLAQPKVAAITMIGEAHIENLGSREGIAKAKMEIADGLLPDGLLIVPNNEPLLEPLVAPLSQKIKTFGIEQGDISAQQIIEEKQQTTFIVEGESFTIPLPGKYNVTNALIAYAIGQFFELSLSEIRRGLATVTVTQNRTEWLTAGNGAAILSDVYNANPTAMGLVLDTVASLPAAGRKLAVLADMLELGVDSPLMHASMSEHISSDIFSMIFLYGKEMQALKDALAQKYPDLPVYYTEENKEQLIAAVIAEIQPDDTIVLKGSNSMGLIEVVERLQEMK
- the acpS gene encoding holo-ACP synthase, coding for MIKGIGIDAVELSRIAKIIKEKQNFIDRVLTPSEIEMFRLLPFHRQVEFLGGRYACKEAFSKAWGTGIGKVTFQEIEILKNGSGQPIVTKSPHEGAVWVSITHTDELAFAQIILED
- a CDS encoding type II toxin-antitoxin system PemK/MazF family toxin, giving the protein MVKRGDIYFADLSPVVGSEQGGTRPVLVIQNNLGNHFSPTVIVAAITAKMAKPKLPTHIGIKATGTGIERDSVILLEQIRTIDKSRLKEKVCHLERSIMLDVDRALKISVGIEALVPVSK
- a CDS encoding YhgE/Pip domain-containing protein, whose protein sequence is MKSIKNTINLYLLDWKRIFKNPVATLLIIAIMIIPSLYAWFNIKALWDPYGNTGELPIAVYSADKPAEFEGQEVAIGKEVLKSLHENKDLGWQFVDSKKELEDGVRSGEYYAGIYLPENFSEDLLSFMSGDIKKPEIEYTVNEKINAIAPKITDKGASTIQSQISSEFIRTASETLLKVFNEIGYDIDTNLVSINKVKSMILSTDENLDTIDGYTQQVLDLQKQLPDIKDKLAKANEFVDYLPEVDEMGQKVVELNDKMPELKEQAKIILDLQQKIPEIQDAGRQIAEIDNDFSSIEETMNQGIEEAKQGLTIIQQVQDILPDVKNLESQAKNLAADTKTGAEQLKEAVPGITTSVKTTLDSIGQVATNTASLADAINSALKTAVEDNKLTEEERENLVKLVDNISSSISSQQTAINSLIEFLTNLQKENGGENLTNIINLLNNISANLNTINSRLPNLKSIIQSASVEEIEKLVSEELTSITAAAKNVNDTIGKIDVNEVSTTVESILTQVIDTISTAQGALSKADQIDFDSLLNSTKATVTNAVAILEKYQKEMPAIGQEVHDANTMLNGNMETIVNGINKGADLYNNDLPVLEEKLGLAADFIQNDWPTIKNEINTTMTTVNDKMPEVETAVNAAADLITNDWPNIKAGIQKAADAIRKGEEEVDLGEVIKLLKLDATKESEFFTMPVELQTNSLYPIPNNGSASTPFYTALCLWVGAVLLSSVATTDYYLDKKARKNYTKREQFGARMLTFLTMAIAQSLIVTLGNMFLLGVYVVNPVYSVLFAVLIALSFMMIVYVLAALFDNVGKGIAIIILVLSISGGGGNYPIQVSGKFFQMINPFLPFTHAVNLLRESAGGIYWPNALHAILILVGIFIVVGIVGTVSYPFVSEKMKKFKEAAHESRIFH